A window of the Streptomyces sp. NBC_00299 genome harbors these coding sequences:
- a CDS encoding GPW/gp25 family protein produces MSRLAFPFAVTSLGRSATVAYGSDAHVRQMLGLLVLTLPGERVMRPDLGSPAQQLVFGPQSGPTAVALGAALQSTVQQWLGDVLTVRDVSVEATDDSGAVEIVVTYEVRSSGSADEVRLRKDRA; encoded by the coding sequence GTGAGCCGGCTCGCCTTCCCGTTCGCCGTCACCTCGCTCGGCCGCTCCGCCACGGTGGCGTACGGCAGCGACGCGCACGTGCGGCAGATGCTCGGACTGCTCGTGCTCACCCTGCCGGGGGAACGCGTGATGCGGCCCGATCTCGGCAGCCCCGCACAGCAGTTGGTATTCGGCCCGCAGAGCGGTCCCACCGCGGTCGCGCTCGGCGCCGCCCTGCAGTCCACGGTCCAGCAGTGGCTGGGCGACGTGCTCACCGTCCGGGACGTGTCCGTCGAGGCCACCGACGATTCCGGGGCGGTCGAGATCGTCGTCACCTACGAGGTCCGTTCGAGCGGATCGGCCGACGAGGTGCGGCTGCGGAAGGACCGCGCATGA
- a CDS encoding phage baseplate assembly protein V, which yields MTSGPKYFGKYRATVLNTADPLVQGRIQVQLSDRYGLFPSTWALPAVPFAAKGTAGVIALPQTGSMVWVEFEAGDPDCPIWTGAFWPEPAGAPLLAMAGTPATPNIHLQTTTGVSVTLSDMPAAQLQVLTPAGASIVVGSAGISISNGQASIVLSGPSVIINGGALVVT from the coding sequence ATGACGTCCGGGCCGAAGTACTTCGGGAAGTACCGCGCCACCGTCCTCAACACCGCCGACCCCCTCGTGCAGGGCCGGATCCAGGTGCAGCTCTCCGACCGGTACGGGCTGTTCCCCTCGACGTGGGCGCTTCCCGCCGTTCCGTTCGCGGCCAAGGGCACCGCGGGGGTCATCGCGCTGCCGCAGACGGGCAGCATGGTGTGGGTCGAGTTCGAGGCCGGTGATCCCGACTGCCCGATCTGGACGGGGGCGTTCTGGCCCGAGCCCGCCGGTGCCCCGCTGCTGGCGATGGCCGGCACTCCGGCCACGCCGAACATCCATCTCCAGACCACGACCGGTGTCTCGGTGACCCTGTCCGACATGCCCGCGGCCCAGCTCCAGGTACTCACCCCCGCCGGGGCGTCGATCGTCGTCGGGTCCGCCGGGATCAGCATCAGCAACGGGCAGGCGTCCATCGTGCTCTCCGGCCCTTCGGTGATCATCAACGGGGGTGCGCTCGTGGTGACTTGA
- a CDS encoding eCIS core domain-containing protein, with amino-acid sequence MRALTRAVRPTEHGPAARARRDSGPRADNRRAPSPAFTTPHSAEPAPAPRIGPAAPPAPAFVPSAETRAHPAATAPPHHGPRYVRAAVTQPGRPLPPSVRGQMEAGFGRDLGHVRVHDGPSAALAAAALDARAFSLGPHLVFGTGEYRPDTPAGRGLIAHELAHVVQAYTGAGPRATVVDDPRLEAEADRAVETLAAGGRPAIAPRPGAPVVRRAGRGAAPPPPVPASAPGPAAAPKEAAAQPGTAAGPALRLPPGISVVVDEPTGIGTTELVVRVPQFTLPAEKGAGAWVQKAYDDAAAGERLVFTPLFVGDATASYESVAAYKEGGEKYKNVWLGAFGFPTTKKLADAVTAAAADNEKVRAKLADPAVKEVVMGLGTGLLQAKCDVDHIVEKQLGGTSIPSNLQLLTSSKNQASGRETYQALVDLVRQIRDPAMRGPGVRRLQIRISKATVPTGEPDASFEIENLLRSGAVRGSDAEKAKSDGKPVALSAGGQGETVRVRDTGETPLDMLARRIVPGMRIQIYRRAAAGAKSTKDTVLGALDSRAVSATKGDSAITLTAELEPAMAPAPATAGPEGAADPAQGPPSEARRLRLDPEKNKKIAFFYPYLSRGELTRIALDDRGDLSGEGVIHSSVPFLGRLNVVYAKDELALVAPIPAAKLVSPLPAAFRFTGGELALRLSPTLAPSGTLTFSVGPAAKPVLLGTLAVTVQNGALVATGDLAPAGKLPGVNAAAGRVVWNSESGWSGKLTANTASLPHSSADVEIGFTTASGRFAPYATGAITTTIRGSQLRLGARWDGRTLSYSGSVTVAKPLPLVESVRLSGRYGEGGLSLKGDAEVVWKQFKATMNVQYNRAEEEQEGRFSGTATITVKTAKADGSIGLGFDEEGRYWGKGSVGYQVTKDLQPILGVEITKDRRVRLSGQVAVGDVVLVRKWPSPQGGTVPLLKGVGVKFSFPTPVPAVTAFIELRGSLQLGYGVGPVVLRGVAFKGELYPFEDDPQVAAKLTGAFVVPAYAELVGTFGAYIGAEVALGAVGAKGGIDIVPSLRIEGEGGIAIAADYDKDGFAFDAEAYAKGRLTAGVKVLLAAELYAAWGVFSHRWTYEVASVSAQLGPELKLTLGRVAYAKDGRITWPSLSQIKVEPESIDPVQVIRDMLGRGTATQT; translated from the coding sequence ATGAGGGCACTGACGCGGGCCGTGCGGCCGACGGAGCACGGGCCCGCAGCACGTGCCCGGCGCGACTCCGGGCCGCGTGCGGACAACCGGCGGGCGCCGTCGCCTGCCTTCACCACGCCGCACTCCGCGGAGCCGGCACCGGCTCCGCGGATCGGCCCGGCGGCACCGCCGGCACCCGCCTTCGTTCCGTCGGCAGAGACCCGGGCCCACCCCGCGGCCACCGCGCCCCCGCACCACGGCCCGCGGTACGTACGTGCCGCGGTTACCCAGCCCGGGCGTCCTCTTCCCCCGTCCGTGCGCGGGCAGATGGAGGCCGGTTTCGGCCGCGACCTGGGCCACGTCCGCGTCCACGACGGGCCGTCGGCCGCCCTCGCGGCGGCCGCGCTCGACGCCCGCGCCTTCTCCCTGGGACCGCACCTGGTCTTCGGCACCGGGGAGTACCGCCCCGACACTCCCGCCGGGCGCGGCCTCATCGCGCACGAGCTGGCCCATGTGGTACAGGCGTACACGGGAGCCGGTCCGCGCGCCACGGTGGTGGACGACCCGCGGCTGGAGGCGGAGGCCGATCGCGCGGTGGAGACGCTGGCGGCCGGCGGCCGGCCGGCGATCGCACCGCGGCCCGGCGCGCCAGTCGTCCGCCGTGCCGGCCGGGGCGCCGCCCCTCCCCCGCCCGTCCCGGCGAGCGCCCCCGGCCCGGCGGCCGCGCCGAAGGAGGCGGCCGCCCAGCCGGGGACGGCGGCGGGCCCGGCGCTTCGCCTGCCGCCGGGGATAAGCGTGGTCGTCGACGAGCCGACGGGCATCGGCACGACCGAACTGGTCGTCAGAGTTCCGCAATTCACCCTGCCCGCCGAGAAGGGCGCCGGTGCCTGGGTGCAGAAGGCGTACGACGATGCCGCAGCCGGCGAGCGCCTGGTCTTCACACCCCTCTTCGTGGGCGACGCGACCGCGAGCTACGAGTCGGTCGCCGCGTATAAGGAGGGCGGTGAGAAGTACAAGAACGTGTGGCTGGGCGCCTTCGGCTTCCCGACGACGAAGAAGCTCGCCGACGCCGTCACGGCGGCCGCCGCCGACAACGAGAAGGTCCGCGCGAAACTCGCCGATCCGGCCGTCAAGGAGGTCGTGATGGGCCTGGGCACGGGCCTCCTGCAGGCGAAGTGCGACGTCGACCACATCGTCGAGAAGCAGCTGGGCGGAACCTCGATCCCCTCGAACCTCCAATTGCTCACGAGTTCCAAGAACCAGGCCTCCGGCCGGGAGACCTACCAGGCCCTCGTCGACCTCGTGCGGCAGATCCGCGATCCCGCCATGCGCGGGCCCGGCGTCCGCAGGCTGCAGATCCGCATCTCCAAGGCGACGGTTCCCACGGGGGAGCCCGACGCCAGCTTCGAGATCGAGAACCTGCTGCGCTCCGGGGCCGTTCGCGGCTCGGACGCGGAGAAGGCCAAGTCGGACGGAAAGCCCGTCGCCCTGTCGGCCGGCGGGCAGGGCGAGACGGTGCGCGTGCGGGACACGGGCGAGACACCGCTGGACATGCTCGCCCGGCGCATCGTGCCGGGCATGCGCATCCAGATCTACCGGCGCGCCGCGGCGGGGGCCAAGTCCACGAAGGACACCGTGCTGGGCGCGCTCGACAGCCGCGCCGTGTCGGCCACCAAGGGCGACTCGGCGATCACCCTCACCGCGGAGCTGGAGCCCGCGATGGCCCCCGCCCCCGCGACGGCCGGGCCCGAGGGCGCCGCGGATCCCGCTCAGGGGCCGCCGAGCGAAGCCCGCAGGCTGCGGCTCGACCCGGAGAAGAACAAGAAGATCGCGTTCTTCTACCCATATCTAAGCCGGGGCGAGCTGACGCGGATCGCGCTCGACGACCGGGGCGATCTCAGCGGCGAAGGGGTCATCCACTCCTCGGTGCCGTTCCTGGGCAGACTCAATGTCGTCTACGCCAAGGACGAGCTCGCCCTGGTGGCTCCGATCCCCGCGGCCAAACTGGTCTCCCCCCTGCCCGCGGCCTTCCGGTTCACCGGCGGCGAGCTGGCGCTGCGGCTCTCCCCGACGCTGGCGCCCAGCGGAACGCTCACGTTCTCCGTCGGCCCGGCCGCCAAGCCGGTCCTGCTCGGCACGCTCGCCGTGACCGTGCAGAACGGAGCTCTGGTCGCCACCGGTGATCTGGCCCCCGCCGGCAAGCTTCCCGGTGTCAACGCGGCGGCGGGACGCGTCGTATGGAACTCCGAGAGCGGATGGTCCGGCAAGCTCACGGCAAACACGGCCTCCCTGCCCCATTCCAGCGCGGACGTCGAGATCGGCTTCACCACGGCGTCCGGCAGGTTCGCGCCCTACGCGACGGGAGCGATCACCACGACGATCCGCGGCTCCCAGCTCCGGCTGGGCGCCCGCTGGGACGGGCGGACGCTCTCGTACAGCGGGTCGGTGACGGTCGCCAAGCCCCTGCCGCTGGTGGAGTCGGTGCGGCTCTCCGGCCGGTACGGCGAGGGCGGCCTTTCCCTGAAAGGCGACGCCGAGGTCGTCTGGAAGCAGTTCAAGGCCACGATGAACGTCCAGTACAACCGGGCGGAGGAGGAGCAGGAGGGCCGCTTCTCGGGCACGGCGACGATCACCGTCAAGACCGCGAAGGCCGACGGCTCCATCGGGCTCGGCTTCGACGAGGAAGGCCGGTACTGGGGCAAGGGCAGCGTCGGCTACCAGGTCACCAAGGACCTGCAGCCCATTCTCGGCGTCGAGATCACCAAGGACCGGCGGGTCAGGCTCTCCGGACAGGTCGCCGTCGGCGACGTCGTCCTGGTGCGCAAGTGGCCGTCCCCGCAAGGCGGGACGGTGCCCCTACTCAAGGGCGTCGGGGTGAAGTTCTCCTTCCCCACCCCGGTCCCGGCCGTGACCGCCTTCATCGAACTGCGCGGCTCGCTGCAACTGGGCTACGGCGTGGGGCCCGTCGTGCTGCGGGGGGTGGCGTTCAAGGGCGAGCTCTACCCGTTCGAGGACGATCCCCAGGTCGCAGCCAAGCTCACCGGGGCCTTCGTGGTGCCGGCCTACGCTGAACTGGTGGGCACCTTCGGCGCCTACATCGGGGCCGAGGTCGCGCTCGGTGCCGTCGGGGCCAAGGGCGGCATCGACATCGTCCCGTCGCTGCGCATCGAGGGCGAGGGCGGCATCGCGATCGCCGCGGACTACGACAAGGACGGGTTCGCGTTCGACGCCGAGGCGTACGCCAAGGGCCGCCTGACGGCCGGTGTCAAGGTGCTGCTGGCAGCCGAGCTCTACGCCGCGTGGGGCGTGTTCTCGCACCGCTGGACCTATGAAGTGGCCAGTGTCTCGGCGCAGCTCGGACCCGAGCTCAAACTCACCCTCGGACGGGTCGCCTACGCCAAGGACGGCCGGATTACCTGGCCGAGCCTGTCCCAGATCAAGGTCGAGCCCGAGTCCATCGACCCCGTGCAGGTCATCCGGGACATGCTCGGCCGCGGCACGGCGACCCAGACATGA
- a CDS encoding baseplate J/gp47 family protein, with the protein MSCACGCDGVGWASRARTPARLPGDPARFRYGAILERLLDRISQAQALGGRPLATLGRSPDDPAVALLAAAAGAHHVLGWTLHRLAVDSTLPGTEDRAALVRLTGMLGHVPRPAIAAEALLAFRVGTLPGAPDVVTVPRGLRVGTVPEQGELPVTFETDATVEARGAWNALPPLRAFALPPVSEGTRSVEVEGITLGARAGDRVLVHAGSDEDGTSSWLLARVTDVDVAASAEPARTVLTLAGGQLLSVDTVLTEPSGPGTVILLGQRAQAFGATAPDITFMPDAVRIEHGEELPSKRLPVEWKNFVMGALSDHDGLWNIHLDTVHPQAAPDRVVVLEAASADPPVGVARVSAVRETAQTDFGLSARCTRITLNPDLCQDFNVKVRETVIHGETARGTLLAHLQERVLPVTDPGPGGEPAPPQHPGFPPQNLPDRFYLAGKPTLPPGRQVILTGRTAGGRTVTEAATVLRVEHHSGGSPVRQATLVVFDAALAGRWTDATLTVIGNVVPSSHALTPATGAETLGSGDPAAVLPRFPLGQSPLAHVAAPGPRGYAPAIEARVDDRRYEPADTLYGEGPDSHRFQVTERPDGGSELRFAGRLPSGTGNVVALYRVGGGSAGNLPDGQLTQIVTPVTGVASVTNPLAAEGGSDAETIEELRTAAPRAVRTLDRVVSLTDFEAFAQAYRGVGKASAVELRAGLRRFVCLTVATTSLAPPAPGSDLVAGLHAALVAAAPPGTRLRIAGFVDLPMTLALALASDPDLPRPRVEAAVRAALVRDFGRSARPFGTAVHRSQITATAQGVPGVRAVLLTRFSAPGVTPDAQGRLPCPGPVMVTGPGPGPARLEPARLLSVAGGDITFTELTG; encoded by the coding sequence ATGAGCTGCGCGTGCGGCTGCGACGGGGTGGGATGGGCGTCGCGTGCGAGAACTCCCGCCCGGCTGCCCGGCGATCCGGCCCGCTTCCGGTACGGCGCGATCCTGGAGCGGTTGCTCGACCGGATCTCCCAGGCCCAGGCCCTCGGCGGCCGACCACTGGCCACGCTCGGCCGGTCGCCCGACGATCCCGCCGTCGCCCTGCTCGCCGCGGCGGCCGGCGCGCACCACGTCCTGGGATGGACGCTCCACCGGCTCGCCGTCGACTCCACGCTGCCCGGCACCGAGGACCGCGCCGCGCTGGTCCGGCTGACCGGCATGCTCGGGCACGTGCCGCGGCCGGCGATCGCCGCCGAGGCCCTGCTGGCGTTCCGGGTCGGCACGCTCCCGGGCGCGCCGGACGTGGTGACGGTCCCCCGGGGGCTCAGGGTGGGCACGGTGCCCGAACAGGGCGAGCTGCCCGTGACCTTCGAGACGGACGCCACTGTCGAGGCCCGCGGCGCGTGGAACGCGCTGCCGCCGCTGCGCGCGTTCGCGCTGCCACCGGTATCGGAGGGGACCAGGAGCGTCGAGGTCGAGGGCATCACCCTGGGGGCCCGGGCCGGCGACCGGGTGCTTGTCCACGCGGGGAGCGACGAGGACGGGACGTCGTCCTGGCTCCTGGCCCGGGTCACGGACGTGGACGTCGCCGCCTCCGCCGAACCGGCCCGTACCGTGCTCACCCTCGCCGGGGGGCAACTGCTTTCCGTGGACACTGTTCTGACGGAGCCTTCGGGGCCGGGCACGGTGATCCTCCTCGGGCAGCGGGCCCAGGCGTTCGGCGCTACCGCGCCGGACATCACGTTCATGCCGGACGCGGTACGGATCGAGCACGGCGAGGAGCTGCCGTCGAAAAGACTGCCCGTCGAGTGGAAGAACTTCGTCATGGGCGCCCTGTCCGACCACGACGGCCTCTGGAACATCCACCTCGACACCGTGCATCCGCAGGCCGCGCCGGACCGCGTCGTGGTCCTGGAGGCCGCCTCCGCGGACCCGCCGGTCGGCGTGGCGCGCGTCTCCGCCGTACGGGAGACCGCCCAGACGGACTTCGGGCTCTCCGCGCGGTGCACCCGGATCACCCTCAACCCCGACCTGTGCCAGGACTTCAACGTTAAGGTCCGCGAAACGGTCATCCATGGGGAGACGGCCCGCGGGACGCTCCTCGCACACCTCCAGGAGCGCGTGCTGCCGGTCACCGACCCGGGGCCCGGCGGCGAGCCCGCGCCACCGCAGCACCCGGGCTTCCCCCCGCAGAACCTTCCCGACCGGTTCTACCTCGCCGGGAAACCGACCTTGCCGCCCGGACGGCAGGTGATCCTCACCGGGCGGACAGCGGGCGGCAGGACGGTCACCGAGGCGGCGACGGTCCTGCGGGTGGAACACCACAGCGGCGGCTCGCCGGTACGGCAGGCGACGCTGGTGGTGTTCGACGCGGCCCTGGCAGGCCGCTGGACGGACGCCACGTTGACCGTGATCGGCAACGTCGTGCCGTCCTCGCACGCGCTGACGCCCGCCACGGGCGCCGAGACCTTGGGGTCCGGCGACCCGGCGGCCGTCCTGCCGCGCTTCCCGCTCGGGCAGTCGCCACTCGCCCATGTCGCCGCGCCGGGACCCCGCGGGTACGCCCCGGCGATCGAGGCCCGGGTCGACGACCGCCGTTACGAGCCCGCCGACACGCTGTACGGCGAAGGGCCCGACAGCCACCGGTTCCAGGTCACCGAGCGGCCCGACGGCGGGTCCGAGCTGCGGTTCGCCGGGCGGCTGCCCAGCGGGACCGGCAACGTCGTCGCCCTCTACCGCGTCGGCGGCGGGTCGGCGGGGAACCTCCCGGACGGCCAGCTGACGCAGATCGTCACGCCGGTGACCGGTGTGGCCTCCGTGACCAACCCCCTGGCCGCGGAGGGCGGCAGCGACGCCGAGACGATCGAGGAGCTGCGCACCGCCGCACCGAGGGCGGTCCGGACGCTGGACCGGGTGGTGTCCCTGACGGACTTCGAGGCGTTCGCCCAAGCGTACCGGGGCGTCGGCAAGGCATCGGCCGTCGAACTCCGCGCGGGGCTGCGGCGGTTCGTGTGCCTCACGGTCGCCACCACTTCCCTCGCGCCACCAGCGCCGGGCTCGGACCTGGTGGCCGGTCTGCACGCCGCGCTCGTCGCGGCTGCCCCGCCGGGGACGCGCCTGCGCATCGCGGGCTTCGTCGATCTGCCGATGACCTTGGCACTGGCCCTCGCCTCCGACCCGGACCTGCCCCGGCCCCGCGTGGAGGCCGCGGTCCGCGCCGCTCTCGTCCGCGACTTCGGCAGATCGGCCCGGCCGTTCGGCACCGCCGTGCACCGCTCGCAGATCACCGCCACGGCGCAGGGCGTCCCCGGCGTCAGGGCCGTGCTCCTCACCCGCTTCTCGGCGCCGGGCGTCACGCCGGACGCCCAGGGGCGGCTGCCCTGCCCCGGCCCGGTCATGGTGACCGGCCCGGGCCCCGGCCCGGCCCGGCTGGAACCGGCGCGGCTGCTGTCCGTCGCCGGAGGCGACATCACGTTCACGGAGTTGACCGGATGA
- a CDS encoding baseplate J/gp47 family protein has translation MTGARYHCRDERRRAVLARSERADMSGIDYVEVRRGSTVDQPTLIDVVLVKPLPLPQAELTGDQIALTGGVRFPAPRVDPVVLAAPGGTQVSRYTVTVPGGQPVDFSTYRLAIVAGPGADVPPGFIDPRLSAVDLSFAVDCFDDGDCAPGGRGPAAAVPPDPRFDYRTRDWGGFRRLMLDRMAVLVPGFREDDPVDLTTTLVEALAYRADQQSYTIDWVGTEAFLDTARTRVSVTRHARLLDYTPGEGASARTFVAVSLEPPGTAGDGYELRASTPVLPRSPALPPVVTASAYPEALASAPAVFETLAPLRLWKWRNEIALHTWGDERCTLPAGATAVTLVDGGTGATVPLPDGGEATDRLAPGDFLLLAETAAPDTGRAEDADPGHRHVVRLTRVTTTEDVLAPGTRLLDVEWDETDALPFDLPVTAEVPRPSGPGRRVVCAAARGNLVLAEHGATLPPPSYLGLAPSAAEALAPRLSPSGPRAGTAWRPSVTGGIGPLARTERHLPADPGQPSASALLTVDQARCMPAIALHDSFATWTVRRDLLASGRFSRDFVVETGPDGRPVLRFGDGTHGLAPAVGDSLAVGGRFGTGQVGNLGPDALGHVVLAATDGGTPVVSVTNPVAASGGAAPEDDAAVRAVAPQAFRRQERAVTPADYAEAARRFPGVADAVAVPRWTGAWQTVLVHVDRRGGADVDAAFRAGLLEHLESFRLAGFDVAVRGTLAVPLDIGLAVCAAPDVPRGEVGRRVRAALLPTGSGGGPGFFHPDRFTFGTPLFLSALLAAVMAVPGVRSVEPLVFQRFDRLAQDELGRGVIRPATAEVLELHDDPSFPERGRLRISVGGGR, from the coding sequence ATGACCGGTGCCCGCTACCACTGCCGCGACGAACGCCGGAGGGCCGTGCTCGCCCGGTCCGAGCGGGCGGACATGTCCGGGATCGACTACGTGGAGGTCCGCCGGGGCAGCACGGTCGACCAGCCTACGCTGATCGACGTCGTCCTGGTGAAGCCGCTCCCACTGCCCCAGGCCGAGCTGACCGGGGACCAGATCGCCCTCACCGGCGGGGTGCGGTTCCCGGCACCGCGGGTGGATCCCGTGGTGCTGGCGGCACCGGGCGGGACGCAGGTGTCGCGGTACACGGTCACGGTGCCCGGCGGCCAGCCAGTCGACTTCTCGACGTACCGGCTCGCGATCGTCGCCGGACCGGGCGCGGACGTCCCGCCCGGCTTCATCGACCCCCGGCTGTCCGCGGTCGACCTCTCGTTCGCCGTGGACTGCTTCGACGACGGCGACTGCGCGCCCGGCGGCCGCGGGCCGGCGGCGGCCGTGCCGCCGGACCCGCGCTTCGACTACCGCACCCGTGACTGGGGGGGCTTCCGGCGCCTGATGCTCGACCGGATGGCGGTGCTCGTCCCGGGGTTCCGCGAGGACGACCCGGTCGACCTGACGACGACGCTCGTCGAGGCCCTGGCCTACCGCGCCGACCAGCAGAGCTACACCATCGACTGGGTCGGGACGGAGGCGTTCCTGGACACCGCGCGCACCCGCGTGTCGGTGACCCGCCACGCCCGGCTGCTGGACTACACGCCGGGCGAGGGCGCCTCCGCCCGCACCTTCGTCGCCGTGTCCCTCGAACCGCCCGGCACGGCAGGGGACGGCTACGAGCTGCGCGCGAGCACCCCGGTGCTGCCCCGTTCGCCAGCGCTGCCCCCCGTCGTCACGGCGTCGGCCTATCCGGAGGCGCTGGCGTCGGCGCCGGCCGTCTTCGAGACGCTCGCTCCCCTCCGGCTATGGAAATGGCGCAACGAGATCGCCCTGCACACCTGGGGGGACGAACGGTGCACGCTGCCCGCCGGGGCGACCGCGGTGACCCTCGTGGACGGCGGCACGGGCGCCACCGTGCCCCTCCCGGACGGCGGCGAGGCCACCGACCGGCTCGCCCCGGGCGACTTCCTGCTCCTGGCCGAAACCGCGGCCCCCGACACCGGGCGCGCCGAGGACGCCGATCCGGGGCACCGTCACGTCGTCCGGCTGACCCGGGTGACGACGACCGAGGACGTCCTCGCGCCCGGCACGCGCCTGCTGGACGTCGAGTGGGACGAGACTGACGCGCTGCCGTTCGACCTGCCGGTCACCGCCGAGGTACCGCGGCCGTCCGGCCCGGGCCGGCGGGTCGTCTGCGCCGCGGCGCGGGGCAATCTCGTGCTCGCCGAGCACGGCGCCACCCTGCCGCCGCCGTCGTACCTCGGCCTGGCGCCGTCGGCCGCCGAGGCGCTCGCCCCGCGGCTTTCACCGTCCGGCCCGCGGGCGGGGACGGCCTGGCGCCCGTCCGTGACCGGCGGCATCGGGCCGCTGGCCCGGACCGAGCGGCACCTTCCCGCCGATCCCGGACAGCCGTCGGCCTCCGCCCTCTTGACGGTCGATCAGGCCCGGTGCATGCCGGCCATCGCGCTCCACGACTCGTTCGCGACGTGGACCGTCCGGCGCGACCTGCTGGCGAGCGGCCGGTTCTCCCGGGACTTCGTCGTCGAGACCGGGCCGGACGGGCGGCCGGTCCTGCGGTTCGGCGACGGCACCCACGGCCTCGCGCCGGCGGTGGGGGACTCCCTCGCGGTCGGTGGGCGGTTCGGCACGGGACAGGTCGGCAACCTCGGTCCGGACGCGCTAGGCCACGTCGTCCTGGCCGCCACGGACGGCGGCACACCGGTCGTGTCGGTGACCAATCCGGTGGCGGCGTCAGGAGGCGCGGCGCCCGAGGACGACGCCGCGGTCCGGGCGGTGGCCCCGCAGGCGTTCCGCCGCCAGGAGCGTGCCGTGACCCCGGCGGACTACGCCGAGGCGGCGCGCCGCTTCCCCGGCGTGGCCGACGCCGTCGCCGTCCCGCGCTGGACCGGTGCCTGGCAGACGGTGCTCGTGCACGTCGACCGCCGGGGCGGGGCGGATGTCGACGCCGCCTTCCGGGCGGGCCTGCTCGAGCACCTGGAGTCGTTCCGGCTCGCCGGGTTCGACGTGGCGGTGCGCGGGACCCTCGCCGTCCCGCTCGACATCGGCCTGGCGGTCTGCGCGGCACCGGACGTGCCGCGCGGCGAGGTGGGGCGCCGGGTCCGCGCGGCGCTGTTGCCCACAGGAAGCGGTGGTGGCCCGGGTTTCTTCCATCCGGACCGGTTCACCTTCGGCACGCCCCTGTTCCTGTCGGCGCTCCTCGCCGCCGTCATGGCCGTCCCGGGAGTGCGGAGCGTCGAACCCCTGGTGTTCCAGCGCTTCGACCGCCTCGCCCAGGACGAGCTGGGCCGCGGGGTGATCCGACCCGCGACGGCCGAGGTCCTCGAACTGCACGACGATCCGAGCTTTCCGGAGCGCGGACGGCTGCGGATCAGCGTCGGAGGTGGCCGATGA